One stretch of Prunus persica cultivar Lovell chromosome G1, Prunus_persica_NCBIv2, whole genome shotgun sequence DNA includes these proteins:
- the LOC109946467 gene encoding prostatic spermine-binding protein: protein MKFMEEVVEENEVKPLTAEQLEQYESESESELDDSLGDEEEDGDDDDEDDDDDDDVDEDDDDDEDEDEDDDDVQEVVQSSGGPPVQSVDDEDDEDEDDEEGEGGDDDDDGEGDDDDDDDDEGEAEEEDDIGTEYLVRPVGRAEDEEDASDFEPEENGEDEDVDEEEDEDDDAGGKVEAPPKRKRSSDKDDSDGDDGGEDDERPSKR from the exons ATGAAGTTTATGGAGGAAGTTGTGGAGGAAAACGAAGTTAAGCCTTTGACTGCTGAGCAATTGGAGCAATATGAGTCGGAGTCTGAGTCTGAGTTAGATGACAGCCTAGGCGACGAAGAAgaggatggtgatgatgatgacgaggacgacgacgacgacgacgatgtGGACGAAGACGATGACGACGATGAGGATGAAGACGAGGACGATGACGATGTGCAGGAGGTCGTACAGTCCTCTGGAGGTCCTCCAGTTCAGTCGGTCGATGACGAAGACGATGAGGAtgaagacgacgaagaagGTGAAGgaggtgatgatgatgatgacggcGAGGgagacgacgacgacgacgacgacgacgaggGCGAGGCTGAAGAGGAG GATGATATAGGAACGGAGTACCTCGTCCGGCCAGTAGGGCGTGCAGAGGATGAGGAAGATGCGAGCGATTTTGAGCCAGAAGAGAatggagaagatgaagatgtggacgaagaagaagatgaggacgACGATGCGGGTGGGAAGGTGGAGGCTCctccaaagagaaagagatcaTCAGATAAGGATGATTCagatggtgatgatggtggAGAGGATGATGAGAGACCCTCCAAGCGATAG